One region of Parambassis ranga chromosome 21, fParRan2.1, whole genome shotgun sequence genomic DNA includes:
- the tbl1x gene encoding F-box-like/WD repeat-containing protein TBL1X, translating to MSITSDEVNFLVYRYLQESGFSHSAFTFGIESHISQSNINGTLVPPAALISILQKGLQYVEAEISINEDGTVFDGRPIESLSLIDAVMPDVVQTRQQAFRDKLAQQQATSTIAASTSGNQSNAPKNGEATVNGEENGTHNMNNHSEPMEMDLDVEIPASKATVLRGHESEVFICAWNPVSDLLASGSGDSTARIWNLNENNSSSSTQLVLRHCIREGGQDVPSNKDVTSLDWNSDGTLLATGSYDGFARIWTKDGNLASTLGQHKGPIFALKWNKKGNCILSAGVDKTTIIWDAHTGEAKQQFPFHSAPALDVDWQNNTTFASCSTDMCIHVCRLGSDRPLKTFQGHTNEVNAIKWDPSGMLLASCSDDMTLKIWSMKQESCVHDLQAHSKEIYTIKWSPTGPSTNNPNSNIMLASASFDSTVRLWDVERGVCTHTLTKHQEPVYSVAFSPDGKHLASGSFDKCVHIWNTTTGALVHSYRGTGGIFEVCWNSTGDKVGASASDGSVCVLDLRK from the exons ATGAGTATTACCAGTGACGAAGTGAACTTTTTGGTCTACAGATACCTCCAAGAATCAG gtttCTCCCACTCAGCTTTCACCTTTGGTATTGAGAGCCACATCAGCCAGTCCAACATTAATGGAACACTAGTGCCCCCTGCAGCCCTCATCTCTATCCTGCAGAAGGGGCTTCAGTATGTGGAGGCAGAAATCAGCATTAATGAG GATGGCACAGTCTTCGATGGTCGGCCAATTGAATCGCTGTCGCTTATTGATGCGGTGATGCCAGATGTGGTGCAGACGCGGCAGCAGGCCTTCCGTGACAAGCTAGCCCAACAGCAGGCCACCTCTACCATAGCAGCTTCGACCTCTGGAAACCAGTCTAATGCACCAAAGAATGGAGAGGCCACTGTCAATGGGGAGGAGAATGGGACTCACAACATGA ATAACCACAGCGAACCCATGGAGATGGATTTAGATGTCGAGATACCAGCCAGTAAAGCCACAGTGCTTCGAGGCCACGAGTCTGAAGTGTTCATCTGTGCCTGGAACCCTGTCAGTGATCTGCTGGCCTCAGG CTCGGGAGATTCCACCGCCAGGATCTGGAACCTGAACGAAAATAACAGCTCAAGCTCCACCCAACTGGTGCTGCGCCACTGTATCCGAGAAGGTGGCCAGGATGTCCCAAGCAACAAAGACGTCACCTCACTAGACTGGAAT AGTGATGGAACTCTCCTGGCAACAGGGTCGTATGATGGATTTGCCAGAATATGGACAAAAGATG GAAACCTGGCGAGCACCTTGGGGCAGCACAAAGGGCCTATATTTGCACTCAAGTGGAACAAAAAGGGGAACTGTATTCTCAGTGCTGGCGTAGATAAG ACGACAATCATTTGGGATGCACACACAGGAGAAGCCAAGCAACAGTTTCCTTTTCACTCTG CTCCAGCACTGGATGTCGACTGGCAGAACAACACCACGTTTGcctcctgcagcacagacatgTGCATTCATGTATGTCGCCTTGGCAGTGACCGGCCCCTCAAGACGTTCCAGGGCCACACG AATGAAGTTAATGCCATTAAGTGGGATCCTTCAGGTATGCTGCTTGCCTCCTGCTCGGATGACATGACCTTAAAG atttgGAGTATGAAGCAGGAGTCCTGTGTCCACGACCTCCAGGCTCACAGTAAAGAAATCTACACGATCAAGTGGAGCCCCACAGGCCCAAGCACAAACAACCCCAACTCCAACATCATGCTCGCCAG CGCATCTTTTGACTCGACAGTGCGACTCTGGGATGTCGAACGAGGAGTTTGTACTCATACACTGACAAAGCACCAGGAGCCTGTCTACAGTGTGGCCTTCAGTCCAGATGGCAAACATTTAGCCAGCGGCTCCTTTGATAAGTGTGTCCACATTTGGAACACTACG ACTGGAGCCTTGGTGCACAGCTACAGGGGAACTGGTGGTATTTTTGAGGTGTGCTGGAACAGCACCGGCGACAAAGTTGGTGCCAGTGCGTCAGACGGCTCG GTATGTGTCCTTGATCTCCGGAAATAG
- the gpr143 gene encoding G-protein coupled receptor 143: MASPRLETFCCPNRDAATEFVVTFQPVLFGALTLGSAALSLILAVLQILPKRKGYRRLGQYPLPRPASSSRILFIISICDILGCAGIIVRSSVWLGLPSIIDSISVTNSTDVLPEVFCVGSAMWIQLFFSASFWWTFFYAVDVFLVVKTSAGISTIVLYHMITWGLAVLLCVEGVAMLYYPSISDCEQGLQHAIPHYITTYAPLLLVLVANPVFFSRTLSAVTSLLKGRQGIYTENERRLANEIKIRFFKIMLVFFICWVPNIINESLLFYLEMQSDINDSGFRNVRNAALITWFIMGILNPMQAFLNTLAFHGWTGCDVDLSLQRRRELAWDSMSTSVPNAAGHNPIVGSAVLYQSHVQESQKKKIGNGQHHSDAISVLSEGSESSTVEIHISSELQDYEDVDADGESLGNSVRH, from the exons ATGGCATCCCCACGGCTGGAGACGTTCTGCTGCCCGAACCGAGACGCAGCGACGGAGTTCGTGGTCACCTTCCAGCCCGTGCTGTTCGGGGCTTTGACTCTGGGCAGCGCGGCTCTCAGTCTTATTTTAGCCGTTCTCCAGATTCTACCGAAACGCAAAGGATACAGGAGGCTGGGCCAGTATCCTCTGCCGAGGCCCGCGTCCTCCTCGCGGATACTCTTCATCATCAGTATATGTGACATACTGGGCTGCGCGG GTATCATTGTGAGGTCGTCCGTGTGGCTCGGCCTGCCCAGCATCATTGACAGCATCTCAGTGACCAACAGCACCGACGTGCTGCCGGAGGTCTTCTGTGTTGGCAGTGCT ATGTGGATCCAGTTGTTTTTCAGTGCCTCCTTCTGGTGGACCTTTTTTTATGCCGTTGACGTCTTCCTGGTGGTGAAAACCTCTGCAGGAATCAG CACCATTGTCCTCTACCACATGATTACATGGGGTctggctgtgctgctgtgtgtggaagGAGTGGCCATGCTCTACTACCCATCCATTTCTGA CTGTGAGCAGGGCCTCCAGCATGCTATTCCTCATTACATCACCACGTACGCACCGTTGCTGCTCGTCCTCGTAGCCAATCCGGTCTTTTTTAGTAGGACACTATCTGCAG TGACATCTTTACTAAAAGGACGACAGGGAATCTACACAGAGAACGAGAGACGGCTGGCCAACGAGATCAAAATACGCTTCTTTAAAATAATGCTGGTGTTCTTTATCTG CTGGGTTCCCAACATCATCAATGAGAGCCTCCTCTTCTACCTGGAGATGCAGTCAGACATCAACGACAGCGGATTCAGGAATGTCAGGAACGCAGCCCTCATCACATGGTTTATCATG GGCATCCTGAACCCCATGCAGGCTTTCCTAAACACCCTGGCTTTTCACGGATGGACAGGCTGCGACGTTGACCTCAGCCTGCAGCGGAGGAGGGAGCTGGCCTGGGATTCTATGTCTACTTCGGTGCCTAACGCTGCCGGCCATAACCCCATTGTCGGATCTGCTGTGCTGTACCAGAGTCATGTCCAGGAATCCCAGAAAAAGAAGATAGGAAACGGGCAGCACCACTCTGACGCCATCAGTGTCCTCTCAGAAG GTTCAGAGTCTAGTACAGTTGAAATCCACATTTCCAGCGAGCTACAAGACTATGAGGATGTAGACGCAGATGGAGAATCCCTGGGGAACTCCGTGAGGCACTAG
- the LOC114425970 gene encoding ankyrin repeat and SOCS box protein 9-like → MSAAHREARQDTACHSGPVFFSNRLMSDVESDWSPIQDAAFNGRVLTLQRLIAQGLCVNLNTLDNVSPLHGACMQGNTACAKLLMENGAHVNTSTVDGQTALTEACAQGHVSCVSLLLQHGASSVGTSQASSPIHRAAAKGQSECIELLVQYGADVDQHIDALGSPLRVACSNQHISTVKKLLQLGANVNRCESGDSPLHVAAGLSSPELVSLLLDHGADRLLMNSEGKQPLDLAPSNSQAERLLREAGGVFPLKQLCRLYIRKTVGKQRLDGIHGLHLPKELINYLLYQSDQRRDPTLHHNLTL, encoded by the exons atgtctgctgcacacagagaggctcGGCAGGACACAGCCTGTCACAGCGgacctgtgtttttttcaaacCGTTTGATGAGTG ATGTAGAATCGGACTGGTCTCCGATTCAGGATGCAGCCTTTAATGGACGGGTCCTCACCCTGCAGAGGCTCATTGCTCAG GGTTTATGTGTGAATCTGAACACTTTGGACAACGTGTCTCCCCTCCATGGAGCGTGCATGCAAGGAAACACAGCTTGTGCCAAACTTCTGATGGAAAATGGAGCACAT GTGAACACTTCAACCGTGGATGGACAGACAGCTCTTACAGAAGCCTGCGCCCAGGGACATGTGAGCTGTGTCTCACTGCTTCTTCAACATGGAGCGTCCTCAGTGGGGACCAGCCAAGCAAGCTCTCCAATCCACAGGGCTGCAGCCAAAG GTCAGTCTGAGTGCATTGAACTGCTCGTTCAGTATGGTGCAGATGTGGATCAGCATATCGACGCACTAGGCTCCCCTCTGCGTGTTGCCTGCTCCAATCAGCACATAAGTACTGTGAAGAAACTGCTTCAACTCG GTGCTAATGTGAACAGGTGTGAGTCTGGTGACTCACCGCTGCACGTCGCTGCTGGCCTGTCCAGCCCTGAGTTGGTATCTTTGCTCCTGGACCATGGAGCAGATCGCCTCCTCATGAACTCAGAGGGCAAACAGCCGCTGGACCTCGCACCCTCCAACAGCCAGGCAGAGAGACTGCTAAGAGAAGCAGGAG GAGTGTTTCCTCTAAAGCAGCTGTGCCGGCTATACATCAGGAAGACTGTGGGCAAACAGAGGCTGGATGGGATTCATGGCCTTCACCTCCCCAAAGAGCTGATAAACTATCTTCTCTACCAATCAGACCAGAGGCGAGATCCAACGCTACATCATAACCTGACACTCTGA